In Aureibaculum algae, the following are encoded in one genomic region:
- a CDS encoding tetratricopeptide repeat protein, which translates to MKHCQNWLLATIVFICSASSFAQKTEIYTHNLTAYNHAVDLYNNRDFVAAKHQFNSLKSDFDDISEYKANCAYYEAFSAIQIGERDGDKMMLKFVERFPTSTKQNTAFLEVGDYYFKNANYPYALKWYKRVETRNLSIKQEEDFNFKYAYGLFAVKSYEQAKGIFQKLLTSQEYGSQAKYYYGFIAYQDDDYDNADRYLGEVANDKELGDDVPYYMANIKFKTGQFQEAIDVAEPFLKKADVNERSEISKIIGESYFNLNKYAEAIPHLKNYKGKRRKWNNTDYYLLGYAYYKQNDYENAIANFNKIIGGENSVSQNAYYHLAECYLKTDLKTEALNAFRNASQMEFNEDIKKDAWLNYAKLSYEIGNPYKSVPDVLQEYLDLYPKSTAKDEIGELLISAYISSKDYAGALVALKGKNEAHHKDLYQKVALYRGIQLFNDGDYDDALTYFDLAIDSPRNTSTTAKAIFWKAETNYLSNNFKDALAGFQKFQKMDASGLPENEFIDYNIAYSYFKLKDYNRAGDEFQSFIDTNPDDEDKLNDAYLRLGDAFYVSSNYNKAISAYNNVINKKGIDRDYAHFQRAMSYGFIRKNNAKIADFNAFLKAYPKSTLRDDVYYELGNSYVVADDNESALASYNSLLSEYKRSSYVPKALLKQGLIYYNIERDNEALDKYRRVVKEFPDTGEAKQAVANARQIYVDLGRVDEYAAWVKDLDFVTVTDSDLDNDMYESAEKQYLLNNRKKAISAFKSYLKEFPSGGHALNANFYLAEALFNEKQQTASIPYYNYVTDQERNEFTEQALSRLSQAYLEANNWTKAMPILKRLEEQADFPQNITFAQSNLMKGYYEQENYDAAVAYAEKVLLRPKLENRVKSDAKVIIARSAFKTGDERKAEEAYTEVGKIATGELKAEAIYYDAYFKHQEGNYKVSNTTVQTLVADYSAYKYFGAKGLIVMAKNFYELQDAYQATYILESVIKNFSDYKDVIDEAKSELVKIKKKEAETNESVNPDN; encoded by the coding sequence ATGAAGCATTGCCAAAATTGGCTTCTCGCCACCATAGTTTTTATTTGCTCAGCTTCTAGCTTTGCTCAAAAAACAGAAATTTATACGCACAATTTAACAGCCTACAATCACGCTGTTGACTTGTATAACAACAGAGATTTTGTTGCTGCCAAGCACCAATTTAATTCTTTAAAATCTGATTTTGACGATATTTCTGAGTATAAAGCCAATTGTGCTTATTATGAAGCATTCAGTGCCATTCAAATTGGTGAACGCGATGGCGACAAAATGATGCTAAAATTTGTAGAGCGTTTTCCTACAAGTACCAAACAAAACACTGCATTTTTAGAGGTTGGCGATTATTATTTTAAAAATGCCAACTATCCTTATGCCCTAAAATGGTATAAACGTGTAGAAACGCGTAACCTATCTATAAAGCAAGAAGAAGATTTTAATTTTAAATATGCTTATGGTCTATTTGCAGTGAAAAGCTATGAACAAGCAAAAGGTATTTTTCAAAAATTATTGACTTCTCAAGAATATGGCTCTCAAGCCAAATATTATTACGGATTTATCGCTTATCAAGATGATGATTATGACAACGCTGACCGTTATTTAGGCGAAGTTGCTAATGACAAAGAATTAGGTGATGATGTTCCGTATTACATGGCAAATATCAAATTTAAAACAGGACAGTTTCAAGAAGCTATTGATGTTGCAGAACCGTTTCTGAAAAAAGCGGATGTAAACGAACGGTCAGAAATTTCAAAAATTATTGGTGAAAGTTATTTTAACCTAAATAAATATGCCGAAGCCATACCGCATCTAAAAAATTACAAAGGGAAACGTCGTAAATGGAATAATACAGATTATTATTTATTAGGTTATGCCTATTACAAACAAAACGATTATGAAAATGCTATAGCGAATTTTAATAAAATAATTGGTGGCGAAAATTCAGTATCTCAAAATGCGTATTACCATTTAGCAGAATGTTATTTGAAAACCGATCTTAAAACGGAAGCTCTAAATGCTTTTAGAAATGCCTCGCAAATGGAATTCAATGAGGACATTAAAAAAGATGCTTGGTTAAACTATGCTAAATTGAGTTATGAAATCGGTAATCCTTATAAGAGTGTACCTGATGTGTTGCAAGAATATTTAGACCTGTATCCAAAATCTACCGCCAAAGACGAAATTGGCGAATTACTTATTAGTGCTTACATTTCTTCTAAAGATTACGCTGGTGCATTAGTTGCCTTAAAGGGTAAAAACGAAGCACATCATAAAGATTTATATCAAAAAGTAGCTTTATACAGGGGAATTCAACTATTTAATGATGGAGATTATGATGATGCATTGACTTATTTTGACCTTGCTATTGATAGTCCTAGAAACACCTCAACTACAGCAAAAGCGATTTTCTGGAAAGCAGAAACTAATTATTTATCAAATAACTTTAAAGACGCATTAGCTGGTTTTCAAAAATTTCAAAAAATGGACGCTTCTGGCCTTCCAGAGAATGAATTTATTGATTACAACATTGCGTATTCTTACTTTAAATTAAAAGATTATAATCGTGCTGGAGATGAGTTTCAATCTTTTATTGATACGAATCCAGACGATGAAGACAAACTTAATGATGCTTACTTACGCTTAGGTGATGCCTTTTATGTTTCTAGTAATTACAATAAAGCCATTTCTGCCTACAACAACGTTATTAACAAGAAAGGTATAGATAGGGATTATGCTCATTTCCAAAGAGCGATGAGTTATGGTTTTATCCGTAAAAACAATGCTAAAATTGCTGATTTTAACGCCTTTTTAAAAGCGTATCCTAAATCTACCCTACGTGATGACGTGTATTATGAATTAGGTAATTCTTATGTTGTTGCTGATGATAATGAATCTGCCTTAGCTTCTTATAACAGTCTTTTAAGTGAGTATAAAAGAAGTTCTTATGTTCCAAAAGCCTTATTAAAACAAGGGTTAATCTATTATAATATTGAAAGAGACAATGAAGCTTTAGATAAATATAGACGTGTAGTGAAAGAATTTCCTGATACTGGTGAAGCCAAACAGGCCGTTGCAAATGCACGACAAATTTATGTAGATTTAGGCCGTGTTGACGAATATGCTGCGTGGGTTAAAGACCTTGACTTTGTAACCGTAACAGATTCTGATTTGGATAATGATATGTACGAATCGGCTGAAAAACAATATCTCTTAAACAATCGTAAAAAAGCAATTTCAGCATTTAAAAGTTATCTGAAAGAATTTCCAAGTGGTGGACACGCTTTAAACGCGAATTTCTATCTAGCAGAGGCTCTATTTAATGAAAAACAACAAACAGCCTCTATTCCCTATTATAATTATGTAACCGATCAAGAACGTAATGAGTTTACTGAACAAGCTTTATCAAGGTTATCTCAAGCTTATTTAGAAGCTAATAATTGGACGAAGGCAATGCCGATTTTAAAACGTTTGGAAGAACAAGCTGATTTTCCTCAAAATATCACATTTGCTCAAAGTAATTTGATGAAAGGATATTACGAACAGGAAAATTATGATGCAGCTGTAGCGTATGCTGAAAAAGTATTATTAAGACCAAAATTAGAAAATAGAGTAAAATCTGATGCTAAAGTAATTATTGCTCGTTCTGCATTTAAAACAGGTGATGAACGTAAGGCTGAAGAAGCGTATACCGAAGTTGGTAAAATTGCTACAGGCGAATTAAAAGCGGAAGCGATTTATTATGATGCTTATTTTAAACACCAAGAGGGTAATTACAAAGTGTCTAATACCACAGTTCAGACTTTAGTGGCAGATTATTCCGCATATAAATATTTTGGAGCCAAAGGACTTATTGTAATGGCCAAAAACTTTTACGAATTACAAGATGCTTATCAAGCTACCTATATTTTAGAAAGTGTGATTAAAAACTTTTCTGATTATAAAGATGTAATTGACGAGGCCAAATCAGAGCTTGTTAAAATTAAAAAGAAAGAAGCTGAGACTAACGAATCTGTCAATCCTGATAATTAG
- a CDS encoding cell division ATP-binding protein FtsE encodes MSEQKPVLHLKNAFIFQQENLILSDISLDIYRGDFMYLIGKTGSGKSSLMKTLYGDLPLTQGEGDIVDFDLIKLKEKEIPFLRRKLGVVFQDFRLLNDRNVHDNLLFVLKATGWKDSSKCNSKIDEVLEKVGMKTKGFKMPFQLSGGEQQRVAIARALLNDPELILADEPTGNLDPKTSLEVMSVLEEINKEGKTILMATHDYALILKYPHKTIKCDGEKVFEVV; translated from the coding sequence ATGTCCGAGCAAAAACCGGTATTACATTTAAAGAATGCCTTTATTTTTCAGCAAGAAAATTTAATATTATCTGATATTAGTTTAGATATTTATAGGGGTGATTTTATGTATTTAATAGGAAAAACGGGGAGTGGTAAAAGTAGTTTGATGAAAACCTTATATGGCGACTTACCCTTAACACAAGGTGAGGGAGATATTGTAGATTTTGATTTGATAAAATTAAAAGAAAAGGAGATACCTTTCCTTAGAAGAAAATTGGGTGTTGTATTTCAGGATTTTAGGCTACTTAATGATAGAAATGTACATGATAATTTACTTTTTGTATTAAAAGCTACGGGTTGGAAAGATTCTTCTAAATGCAATTCTAAAATTGATGAGGTTTTAGAAAAAGTTGGGATGAAAACCAAAGGGTTTAAAATGCCTTTTCAACTTTCTGGTGGTGAGCAACAACGTGTGGCAATTGCTAGAGCGTTATTAAATGATCCTGAATTGATTTTGGCAGATGAACCTACTGGTAATTTGGATCCGAAAACCTCTTTGGAGGTAATGAGCGTTCTAGAGGAAATTAATAAAGAAGGTAAAACCATATTGATGGCTACACATGATTATGCTTTAATTTTAAAATACCCTCATAAAACCATTAAATGTGATGGTGAAAAGGTTTTTGAAGTTGTTTAG
- a CDS encoding glycosyltransferase family protein produces the protein MKQSLHIVSFDVPFPPNYGGVIDVFYKIKALSELNIDIYLHVFEFGRGRPENLKKYCKHIYYYKRNTVVSSVFSTIPFRAKSRYNNVLLENLKNSNAPILFEGLHTTVPLLKNTFANRITLVRAHNIEHEYLNGLAKSEKNIFKKIFFKLEAIKLKAYEKILDKADNILTISPQEQSYFNTKFKNKAVYIPAFHKNNNIKHLSEKGDYILYYGDLRIADNIKSALFLIAAFKEINYPIIFASSFINKDISKKIKLHSNMKFVVIKDGDHLDLLLEKAHINVLPTFQKTGIKLKLINALFNGRFCLVNIDMVESTGLQDLCEIANTKQQFIEKTNQLMGKRFSIKEFEKRKKSKHLKTFNTKENAQKIIDLIS, from the coding sequence ATGAAGCAATCCTTACATATAGTTTCCTTTGATGTTCCTTTCCCTCCAAATTACGGTGGCGTAATAGATGTTTTCTACAAAATAAAGGCATTAAGCGAATTAAATATTGATATTTATTTACACGTATTTGAGTTTGGTAGAGGTAGGCCTGAAAATTTAAAAAAGTATTGTAAACATATCTATTATTATAAACGTAATACTGTTGTAAGTAGCGTTTTTTCAACAATCCCATTCAGAGCGAAATCTAGATATAATAATGTACTGCTTGAAAATTTGAAAAATAGTAATGCCCCAATATTATTTGAAGGTTTACATACTACTGTTCCATTACTAAAAAATACTTTTGCTAATAGAATAACACTTGTAAGAGCCCATAATATAGAGCATGAGTATTTAAATGGATTAGCAAAAAGTGAGAAAAACATATTTAAAAAGATTTTCTTTAAACTTGAAGCTATAAAATTAAAGGCATATGAAAAGATACTTGACAAAGCTGATAATATTTTAACCATATCGCCCCAAGAACAGTCATATTTTAATACTAAATTCAAAAATAAGGCGGTTTACATTCCTGCATTTCATAAGAATAATAATATAAAACATTTATCAGAGAAAGGTGATTACATATTGTATTATGGTGACTTAAGAATAGCTGACAACATAAAATCTGCACTTTTTTTAATAGCAGCTTTTAAAGAAATTAATTATCCCATAATCTTTGCGAGTAGTTTTATCAACAAGGATATTTCTAAAAAAATTAAATTACATAGCAACATGAAATTTGTTGTTATTAAAGATGGAGACCACCTCGATCTCTTATTAGAAAAGGCTCATATTAATGTACTACCAACCTTTCAAAAAACAGGAATTAAACTAAAATTAATCAACGCCCTTTTTAATGGTAGATTTTGTTTGGTAAATATTGATATGGTAGAAAGTACAGGACTTCAAGACTTATGTGAAATTGCAAATACAAAGCAACAATTTATAGAAAAAACGAATCAATTAATGGGTAAGCGTTTTTCAATAAAAGAGTTCGAAAAACGGAAGAAATCAAAGCATTTGAAAACTTTTAATACCAAGGAAAATGCTCAAAAAATAATTGATTTAATTTCCTAA
- a CDS encoding 2OG-Fe(II) oxygenase, whose product MEYRRETIATLLLKRLTEQKVDLKRQFIDSKPLIGHFVLDNLLPNDLTKEIHEKFPSTKEVIQKKNIRESKYIAYQMNAYDSLLEETIYAFQDKRVVNIIKEICDLDSVLPDENLYAGGLSMMGKENFLNPHLDNSHDADLKNWRVLNLLFYVTPDWKKSSGGSLELWPKGLKAPSIEITSKFNRLVVMSTHKNSWHSVNKVTTEGVRCCVSNYYFSENPIHNSDKFHVTTFRGRSNQKLIDILLRLDNQLRKGVRKLFKIGIRENPHKYKK is encoded by the coding sequence GTGGAATATAGAAGAGAGACAATCGCAACACTATTATTAAAAAGACTTACAGAACAAAAAGTAGATTTAAAAAGGCAGTTTATTGATTCTAAGCCATTAATTGGTCATTTTGTTCTCGATAACCTTTTACCTAATGACCTCACAAAAGAGATTCATGAAAAATTTCCATCTACAAAAGAGGTAATACAAAAAAAGAATATAAGAGAATCTAAATATATAGCGTATCAAATGAACGCCTACGATTCGTTGTTGGAAGAAACTATTTATGCTTTTCAAGACAAAAGAGTAGTAAATATAATTAAAGAGATATGTGATTTAGATTCTGTTTTACCAGACGAGAATCTATATGCAGGTGGGCTTTCAATGATGGGTAAAGAGAATTTTTTAAACCCTCACTTGGACAATTCTCATGATGCGGATTTAAAAAATTGGAGAGTATTAAATTTATTATTTTATGTTACTCCAGATTGGAAAAAATCATCAGGAGGTAGTTTAGAATTATGGCCAAAGGGATTAAAAGCACCTTCAATTGAGATAACGAGTAAATTTAATAGACTTGTGGTTATGTCTACACATAAAAACTCATGGCATTCTGTAAATAAGGTTACGACAGAGGGAGTTAGGTGTTGTGTTTCAAATTATTATTTTTCTGAGAATCCAATTCATAATTCTGATAAGTTTCATGTAACTACATTCAGAGGGAGGTCAAATCAGAAATTGATTGATATTTTATTAAGATTAGACAATCAATTAAGAAAAGGGGTTCGTAAACTTTTTAAAATAGGAATTAGGGAGAACCCTCATAAATATAAAAAGTAA